In Lathyrus oleraceus cultivar Zhongwan6 chromosome 2, CAAS_Psat_ZW6_1.0, whole genome shotgun sequence, the DNA window GTTAGTTACGTCGACGTGTCACTCTCTCGTTTGATCACATAACGGCGCCGTCAAATTCCCCGTTTTGAGATTCCCCCGTCACTATTAACGGAGACTGGACCACACTACCACCACCAAGAGTCCCACGCCACTACGAAAAAGCAAATATCCAATCCTAACCGTTGAATCTTTCGTCATTATCATCGCAAAAAAATTCGTCGACACGCGCGTAACAACACTCTCTCTCACGCGCCACATTTTTACCCTTTCTCTCTCTTACATTAACAAAACCAGAAAAAACTCAGAAAACACCAACACCTGAAAAGTGAGAGAGAGTGAGTGAGGTGTGTAGAATAAGAATTACAGTCTCAGAAGAACGTACTTGCATAGTTTCATCAATGGTGATGGCTCAGGTAGGTGTCAGAACACGAGCTCGAGCCGCATTAGCCATGGAAGCCACAAGTTCACCTCCACGAACTACAAAGAGAAGAAAGATCAACAGAACCGAAAACCGTAAATTCTCAACCGTCAAACCGAAGATAGCGACGGTTAGGCCGGAAACGGTAACGGAGAAACATTCCTCCGGTTCTACCTCCGATGAAGAATTTCCGGCATCGTGTTGTTCAAGCAACGGATCCGTTGAACTCGATGAAGAAAGGATCAAATCGTTAGATCTGGAGGTTAGAGAATCTGAATTTGAAGATTTATTTCCGTTGTTGAAATCTGAAACTGAATTACTACTATATGAAGAGCTGAACTGAACAATTTAATGCGGTTTATTATAGTTTTTATTGAACCTGCGTTTTGTTACTCTTAATAAATTTTACTACTACGACGACGACCATAACTTGTCACGTATTTAATTTCGTTCATGATGATTCACTTTCACTAAATTTAATGTAACGCATTGAACGTTTCTATTTACAGGTGGAGAGCGCGCAAGGTGAAACGTCGACGTGCAATTGCGATGAAGAAATTGAGAGGTTGTTGAATGGAGCGGGTTTATTTATACATCTCTttgattttgaattttgaaattgTTCAAGTTAGTTACAGTTTTCGtttttcaaattcttcaactgttttaacttttaattttattcAAGTTTTTGAGTTGGAGAAAAAAAAACTTCAAGAAATAAATGATGTTTCTAACAGCCAAATTTTTTTCCGTTAGAAATTGTAGTATAACTAACTgattctctctctttctctctctctccttcgtgtatgtgtgtgtgtataaCTACTATAAGTGTTCGCATTCCGTTTCATAATTCTGAAACAGAATATTTTGCTGAGTGTAGGAGAGAGATGAGTCGTTCAAGCGAGTTTCGAGGAAATTCTCACGAGCTTGAGTCAATGGAGACCAATTCTCGCCGTCCGATTTCATCTCCCAAAAAGACGCCAACGGAATACGAGCTTGAGGAATTTTTCGCTGCTGCTGAGAAAGACATTCagaaaaaatttcaagaaaagtAAGTTAAAATAAAATCACCAGAAATTTCTTCTCTCAACGTGCTTTATTTTTTAAAGTGTACATGATGATTCGTAAAAAACTGATTTGCAGGTATAATTATGATATTCTGAAGGACGTTCCGTTGGAAGGACGCTACGAGTGGGTTCAGTTGAAGCCATGAACATTAACGCTGTGAAACTCTTCGAATTTGCCACTTTGCTGACATTTTTCTTACTTTTTTTAGTTTAGGTAATTCGAATTTGAATTTAATTTATGTTTAATTGTGAGTTTCAGACTCTTTTATTTTAGTGTATAGATTTAATATTTGGGGTGTGGTTTAATTAAGCTAGTTCGTTTGATTCTTTGGAATATGGCTTTTACAGAGAAGCAGCTTAGAGAGCAAGCTTGTGCAGAATTTCTGTAAATTCACTCATTGAAGAACAAACGATTtcatttcataatcataacaAACAAACTCTCTTGTTTTCTTTTTAACTAACCCCTCCCTTAAATTCCGTGTCCGTTTCTTTATTTTAACTTTGCCGTTAAAAAGGTACAACAAAGTCAGTGACTGTATGATTGctctctttttttcttttctttttttaatcTCTGAGACTTAAAGTTCTTTCCACCATTATAAAAAAATAGCAAAAAGTGAAACTATAAGATTAATTTATCAATGTATAGTGAAAATGGAGAAATGAAGGATCTGGGTAGAAAGAGTGGTGATGGTTTTTGTTTGATTGTTGGGATCGGCAGGGACACGGTGAATAACGTGTAAGTTACGGGCACGTGTTTGAGAGGGTGGAAAAGTTCCCATGTGAAAAGAGTCTTCCAATCTTGGAACCAAATCCATTCTACTTTCACAAAGTACAACAAAATTGGTATAGTAGTGAAAAAAAGGAATATTTGTTATTGTTATTTCAGCATATAATTCTTTCACTCTTTTATCCAATTTCTTTAGACTCTATTTGGTTAcattatttatttataaattcAGCTGCTTAATTTAATTGGTTCTTTTGCATATTGTTCTTCATTTGGCCGTTGTTTTGATTTTACAATTTTTAATTGATTCTACAAGTATACTAGCTTAGTAGGAACGTGATTGTCACGTTGTACTAGCTACGCGGCATAATAAGGCAATGGTTTATTGGAGTAGCACATGCACATGGTGTTAGGATTAAAGATTCCCTATAGTGTGTGGAATTCATGATGTTGATTGTGGAGAGTGAGAAAAACGACTCCATACTTTTTCATCAAGCAAAGCAAATTTTCCCGAACCACACTGCTACTTTCCGTTATGCTGTATAATCATTACATATTTCGAATCACAATTGTATGATTCTGTTGAGATATCATATCTCCATTGCGCCAGGAAGATCTTCATTCTTGCAAACTTTTACAAATTTCCCTATTTTACCCCTAATACATAATTTCCACTTTCTACAAAAATGAAACTTAGTTTTCAACTCGTCTTTAATTAAAAGGCAAAGTTCAGTGGGTATAGTATACTCATAATATTACTAATAAATATAGATAAGATATGAACATTGGGgtgtgtgacattattaatctTTATGTTAGGTCACACAGACAATTGCCCGTGCGTGTCTTTCACAAAACACATTTTTGAATAGTGATGCCAATTGTCACTAACCAGGAATAGGTAAGACAATAAAACATGAGAAAGCTAATTCAAATTAATGCAAAATAGTTTTATCTTCTAATCATCATGTAGGGGCCCCTCGGATATTCTTTAGTATATGACACGCTTCACGACAAGTTTATTATACA includes these proteins:
- the LOC127120375 gene encoding cyclin-dependent kinase inhibitor 7 — translated: MVMAQVGVRTRARAALAMEATSSPPRTTKRRKINRTENRKFSTVKPKIATVRPETVTEKHSSGSTSDEEFPASCCSSNGSVELDEERIKSLDLEVESAQGETSTCNCDEEIERREMSRSSEFRGNSHELESMETNSRRPISSPKKTPTEYELEEFFAAAEKDIQKKFQEKYNYDILKDVPLEGRYEWVQLKP